A stretch of Ipomoea triloba cultivar NCNSP0323 chromosome 13, ASM357664v1 DNA encodes these proteins:
- the LOC116001331 gene encoding zinc finger BED domain-containing protein RICESLEEPER 2-like has protein sequence MLSCLKNPHSKDTRQSLLTFQAVTTSDSSQSTVGEIGAWVFNQDSIRRALVEMIIIDELPFRFVEGIGFRRFIAVACPRFIVPSRWTISRDILVVYEEERLKLKAFLRETSHRVSITTDSWTSIQRINYMVVTAHFIDSEWTLHKKTIAFVPVTSHEGEYLAKAIKTCLLEWGLRNVFSLTVDNTSSNGTAMGFLKKKIVSWGTSTVKAKYIHMRCIAHILNLVVQDGLKECGSSVKKVREVIRYVRNSPARLKKFRDLANLLGIEQMSSLCLDVPIGWNSTYLMLQSALTYQKVVESCEESDSSFKSDLGDFVPDFMDWDSVGSLVQLLKCFYDMIVRISGSLYVTANTFFTEISDLYCLLNGMVEAGGALFDDYFVPASSSVPTSSVSAAVGSASSMSFVSVGRPQHLLKSQIKKQGGKKKTELDIYLSEAIVEEENSFDILRWWKINDERFPILSKLARDVLAIPISTVASESAFSTSGRVLDPFRSSLTPKIVEALVCTQDWLRLPNTPLCIEENLEELERFEKELVDGGSGRNFGPTLATIPFMWQ, from the exons ATGCTAAGTTGTTTGAAAAACCCTCACTCCAAGGATACTAGGCAATCCCTTTTAACCTTTCAAGCAGTTACTACCTCTGATTCATCTCAATCTACTGTGGGAGAAATAGGGGCCTGGGTATTTAACCAAGACTCAATTAGGAGGGCCTTGGTTGAAATGATAATCATAGATGAACTGCCTTTTAGATTTGTTGAGGGAATAGGTTTCAGGAGGTTCATTGCTGTTGCATGCCCTAGGTTTATAGTTCCATCTAGATGGACTATAAGTAGGGACATCCTAGTGGTCTATGAAGAGGAGAGACTGAAATTGAAGGCCTTTTTAAGGGAAACCAGTCATAGGGTTAGCATTACCACTGATTCTTGGACATCAATCCAAAGGATTAACTATATGGTTGTGACTGCCCATTTCATTGATTCAGAGTGGACGCTTCATAAAAAAACCATAGCCTTTGTCCCTGTTACCTCTCACGAAGGGGAATATCTTGCAAAAGCCATAAAAACATGTTTGCTGGAGTGGGGGCTTAGGAATGTTTTTAGTTTGACTGTGGATAATACCTCGTCTAATGGCACTGCTATGGGGtttcttaagaaaaaaatagtgtCTTGGGGTACATCAACTGTGAAGGCTAAGTATATTCACATGAGATGCATTGCCCATATCCTTAACTTGGTTGTTCAAGATGGCTTGAAGGAGTGTGGTAGTTCTGTTAAAAAAGTTAGGGAGGTTATTAGATATGTTAGGAATTCACCTGCTAGGCTAAAGAAGTTCAGGGACTTGGCTAATTTGTTAGGAATTGAACAAATGTCTTCTTTGTGTCTAGATGTTCCAATCGGATGGAACTCTACTTATTTGATGTTACAATCTGCTTTGACTTATCAAAAAGTCGTTGAATCTTGTGAAGAGTCTGATAGTTCTTTCAAATCTGACTTGGGTGATTTTGTGCCTGATTTTATGGACTGGGATTCTGTGGGCAGTTTGGTGCagttgttgaaatgtttttatgatatgatAGTCAGAATTTCTGGATCTTTATATGTGACAGCTAACACATTTTTCACTGAGATTTCTGATTTGTACTGTCTTTTAAATGGAATGGTGGAAGCTGGTGGGGCA TTATTTGATGATTATTTTGTTCCTGCTTCTTCTTCTGTTCCTACTTCTTCTGTGTCTGCTGCTGTTGGTAGTGCTTCTTCTATGAGTTTTGTGTCTGTTGGAAGGCCACAACATTTACTCAAGtcccaaattaaaaaacaagGGGGTAAGAAAAAAACTGAACTGGATATCTACTTGAGTGAGGCAATAGTTGAGGAGGAAAACTCCTTTGATATTCTGAGATGGTGGAAGATAAATGATGAAAGGTTTCCCATCCTTTCTAAGCTCGCTAGGGATGTCCTAGCTATTCCAATCTCAACTGTTGCCTCTGAGTCTGCCTTCAGTACATCTGGGAGAGTATTGGATCCTTTTAGGAGTTCATTAACTCCAAAAATTGTAGAAGCTTTGGTGTGTACCCAGGATTGGCTTAGACTGCCCAATACTCCTCTATGTATTGAGGAAAATCTGGAAGAATTGGAGAGGTTTGAAAAAG AGTTAGTTGATGGTGGAAGTGGAAGGAATTTTGGTCCTACACTGGCTACAATTCCT TTTATGTGGCAATGA
- the LOC116000879 gene encoding pentatricopeptide repeat-containing protein At2g22410, mitochondrial-like — translation MLSKPQALLRFYRPFSSNHKWNSNQHPNLVITHPTLLLIESCNSMSQLKQIQANMTRTGLIFHTFPVSRLLSFCALDDSGEIHYARLLFSQISEPNVYIWNTMIRGYVKAELQEMGLCVFGRMVRENIEMDERSYVFGLKGCGVLGGFWVGESVHCRIRKVRFDEDLIVRNGLVHFYGQNGRMKDAKKVFDESPVRDVVSWTSLIDGYLRKNMADEALAFFHMMSSSGVEPNEVTMIAVFSACAHKGDLMLGKFFHESMKKRGAECGLNLLNAILDMYIKCGSLPLAKELFEKMEVKDAFSWTTMINGYAKNGEVDLARKCFSDMPHRNVVSWNAMIACYSQNNRPKEALELFHEMERRGLALMETTLVCVLSACAQSGSLDIGRRVHDYYVKQRRIKCSVILVNALIDMYAKCGSIDAAEELFAEMPERDLVSWNSLIVGCASHGLAGRALTLFEQMRTLGFIPDEITFVGVLSACAHAGLVNEGWKYLRAMEIFGLVPAMVHYACMIDLLSRVGQLRDAYELILAMPMEPDTAVWGALLNGCRMHGNVELGKLAGEKLIALDPEDSGIYVLLASLCANKRKWGDVSKLRSMMRIKGIKKNPGRSLIDVEGKLHEFVAADESHPRSQAIYKVLNEIVLLSKLEEYQLTSANPANLFS, via the coding sequence ATGTTATCCAAACCCCAAGCTCTACTCCGATTCTACAGGCCTTTTTCCTCAAATCACAAATGGAATTCAAATCAACACCCGAATTTAGTGATCACTCACCCAACTCTCCTCCTCATCGAGTCCTGCAATTCCATGTCCCAGCTCAAGCAAATCCAGGCCAACATGACAAGGACCGGCCTCATCTTTCACACCTTCCCCGTCAGCAGACTCCTATCCTTTTGCGCTTTGGATGATAGCGGAGAAATACATTATGCGCGGCTGCTCTTTTCGCAAATTTCAGAACCCAATGTGTATATTTGGAATACCATGATTAGGGGTTACGTTAAGGCTGAGCTTCAAGAAATGGGGTTGTGTGTTTTCGGTAGAATGGTTAGGGAGAATATAGAAATGGATGAACGAAGCTATGTTTTTGGGCTGAAAGGGTGTGGGGTTTTAGGAGGGTTTTGGGTGGGCGAATCCGTGCATTGTAGGATTAGGAAAGTCCGGTTTGACGAAGATTTGATCGTGAGAAATGGGTTGGTTCATTTTTATGGACAGAATGGGAGGATGAAGGACGCGAAGAAGGTGTTCGACGAAAGTCCTGTGAGGGATGTAGTTTCCTGGACTTCGTTGATTGATGGGTACTTGAGAAAGAATATGGCTGATGAGGCATTGGCGTTTTTTCATATGATGTCCTCCAGTGGGGTTGAGCCGAATGAGGTTACAATGATAGCAGTGTTCTCTGCTTGTGCACACAAGGGGGACTTGATGTTGGGGAAGTTCTTTCATGAATCTATGAAGAAGAGAGGCGCAGAATGTGGGTTGAATTTGCTGAATGCTATATTGGACATGTATATAAAGTGTGGCAGTTTGCCTTTGGCCAAAGAGCTCTTTGAGAAAATGGAAGTAAAGGATGCTTTTTCATGGACAACCATGATCAATGGGTATGCCAAAAATGGGGAAGTGGACCTAGCAAGGAAGTGTTTCAGTGACATGCCACACAGAAATGTGGTTTCTTGGAATGCAATGATTGCATGCTACTCACAGAACAATAGACCAAAGGAGGCCTTGGAACTTTTTCATGAAATGGAAAGAAGAGGTCTGGCTCTCATGGAGACCACTTTGGTGTGTGTGCTTTCTGCGTGTGCTCAATCAGGTTCCTTGGATATAGGCAGACGGGTTCATGATTACTATGTTAAGCAAAGGCGGATAAAATGCAGTGTAATTCTAGTGAACGCATTAATCGACATGTATGCAAAATGTGGAAGCATTGATGCTGCTGAGGAGCTCTTCGCTGAAATGCCCGAAAGAGATTTGGTGTCCTGGAACTCATTAATCGTGGGGTGTGCTTCTCATGGGCTTGCTGGGAGGGCACTTACCCTTTTTGAACAAATGAGAACTTTGGGATTTATTCCCGATGAGATCACATTTGTGGGTGTACTATCAGCTTGTGCTCATGCTGGATTGGTGAATGAAGGCTGGAAGTATTTGAGGGCGATGGAAATATTTGGATTAGTGCCAGCAATGGTGCATTATGCATGCATGATTGATTTGCTGAGTCGAGTTGGGCAACTTAGAGATGCTTATGAGCTGATATTAGCAATGCCCATGGAACCGGATACAGCTGTTTGGGGTGCCCTGCTTAATGGTTGCAGAATGCATGGAAATGTTGAGCTAGGTAAACTTGCTGGTGAGAAACTTATAGCATTGGACCCTGAAGATAGTGGTATTTATGTGCTTCTTGCAAGTTTATGTGCTAATAAGCGAAAATGGGGTGATGTTAGTAAGTTGAGAAGCATGATGAGAATTAAAGGTATCAAGAAGAATCCAGGGCGTAGCTTGATAGATGTGGAGGGAAAGTTACACGAATTTGTGGCTGCAGATGAATCACACCCTCGATCCCAAGCTATATATAAAGTGCTTAATGAGATAGTCTTGCTGTCGAAATTGGAAGAATATCAATTAACTTCTGCAAACCCtgcaaatttattttcttaa
- the LOC116000880 gene encoding uncharacterized protein LOC116000880, with protein sequence MGATAVGEEGEVRVGSIVWVRTKNGIWWPGTVMSDHHHFPFTASRAKIKLLGRDNASVDWYNLESSKRIKAFRCGEFDECIRKAESTKALASTKNLKYARLEDAILCALELERQVVQNKLKRPGSDMQQESCSRAKRSKRVYFSLESRDCMEQSSKGSPNPFHASAKSTPESVKSDSSESENEVQMTSSKAPSDIYVKRHKNVYRKSRGGIRYSSESSVDDKTAGSATLKKCKTKRKLSIQQVCRRPVARDDDRSCVLDYKGAVPAPRQIFGGSYLREKNECHFGSAFSRDAKETLIDVEIEVLASYREVHVPLVSMMSRLNGKAIVGHPVNIEVLEGTGEARVLKKNLGEELLHSHLSRTCQLVWKTSKRTPVSYSPLLPSTCEDKKITRACESFGGLTCSAKISDLSKTAVPVKSLKKQQISNRSRKVFHANRLRSVGNPDNLQSGMNDGGVYKGEAMLPSVACVPVKDIFGKLLAAVSKA encoded by the exons ATGGGTGCAACAGCAGTTGGGGAAGAAGGAGAAGTGAGAGTGGGAAGCATAGTGTGGGTGCGCACAAAAAATGGGATATGGTGGCCAGGAACAGTCATGTCTGATCATCACCACTTTCCTTTTACTGCTTCTAGAGCTAAAATCAAGCTTCTTGGCCGAGATAACGCCTCCGT GGATTGGTACAATCTGGAGAGCTCTAAGCGCATAAAAGCCTTTAGGTGTGGAGAATTTGATGAATGTATTAGAAAGGCTGAATCTACAAAGGCATTGGCTTCAACCAAGAACCTCAAGTATGCCCGTCTTGAAGATGCCATTCTTTGTGCTCTTGAGCTCGAGAGGCAGGTGGTGCAAAACAAGCTTAAAAGGCCAG GGAGTGATATGCAGCAAGAATCTTGTTCCAGGGCGAAAAGAAGCAAGCGCGTCTATTTTTCCCTTGAATCAAGAGATTGTATGGAGCAATCGTCGAAGGGATCACCAAACCCTTTCCATGCTTCTGCTAAAAGTACCCCTGAATCAGTGAAATCAGATTCTTCTGAGAGTGAGAATGAAGTACAAATGACAAGTTCAAAAGCGCCATCAG ATATATATGTGAAGCGACATAAGAACGTGTACAGAAAGAGCCGAGGTGGAATCAGATACTCCTCTGAGTCCTCTGTTGATGACAAGACTGCAGGTTCTGCTACGCTGAAAAAATGCAAAACGAAAAGGAAACTGAGTATTCAACAGGTTTGCAGGAGGCCTGTGGCTCGAGATGATGATAGGAGTTGCGTCTTAGACTACAAAGGAGCTGTCCCTGCACCCCGCCAAATTTTTGGAGGCAGTTATTTGAGAGAGAAGAACGAATGCCACTTTGGTTCAGCGTTTTCCAGAGATGCCAAGGAAACATTGATAGATGTGGAGATTGAAGTTCTAGCTAGCTACAGAGAAGTGCATGTTCCCCTTGTCAGTATGATGAGCAGATTAAACGGAAAGGCAATTGTAGGGCACCCCGTTAACATAGAAGTGCTAGAAGGCACGGGAGAAGCTCGAGTTCTAAAGAAGAATCTTGGTGAGGAATTGCTCCACAGCCATTTGAGTCGAACATGTCAACTAGTTTGGAAAACTTCTAAGAGGACTCCTGTCAGTTATTCGCCTCTTTTGCCTTCAACCTGTGAGGACAAGAAGATTACTCGAGCCTGTGAAAGTTTTGGAGGCTTGACTTGCTCAGCAAAGATAAGCGATCTGTCTAAAACAGCAGTTCCTGTAAAATCATTGAAAAAGCAGCAGATTTCAAACAGGTCAAGAAAAGTCTTCCACGCTAATAGGTTGAGGAGCGTTGGCAATCCAGATAATCTGCAGAGTGGCATGAACGATGGGGGGGTGTACAAAGGAGAAGCTATGCTGCCATCTGTTGCTTGTGTCCCGGTGAAGGACATTTTTGGTAAATTACTAGCTGCTGTTAGTAAGGCATGA